The genomic segment tgactaagacctgatgcagccaaataaacaaacaaatataaataatttaaaagaaaaaaaatgatgctgaggTAAAAAGGAGTCAGagtagggagaggggagaaggggatgtctGGAATGCCAACTAAGGAGTTGCCACTTGAAGGGTTTTAAGTCGGAGACATTGTGAGATATGTGGTTGATGACAGGCACACTGGTGGAAACGCACTGGCtaccctggaaaagaaatgagacTGGCAGCTAGGAGGTCAGATAGAAATAAAGCAATAGCTCCTTTTATGTGGTCCCTGATTGGTCAAGTTCATCCTACACAAGGACATAGTGGGAATTGGTCACAGAAATAATAGAGCAGCACAGAGGCCAGTTCAAAACTATAAGGTACAAATGCTTCTATATACCAAATACACCACAGCTGACCCTGGCTCTTCAGACTTAAGACTTTTTTGCTCAGCTACAATTTAATGAAAGATCCTTAGATTATTCTATAGTCGTTCTACACCGCAGACTGTTCAATGTTAAGGACTATATCTTATTTCTATCTGTAAATCCTTCATTATTCACTATACACACAGTGACTTTCACATAAGTGCTCTgttcatgcttttttaaaaatcctttcattttacaaataagcacTTTCTATACACCATGTTCCAGGGACTAAGAAAACAGATTAGAACCATACTCTCACTGAGCTTATTTTCTAGTTTGAGAAATAGACAGTAAACAAATACATAGTATTTTCAAGAAGTGATACTACTTAACATAGGGATAGAGTGATGAAGGTTCTAATTTTTCTTATAAAGGCTTATAAGGTGATCAGAGAAGGTCTCCCTGATGAGATGAATATTTGAGTAAAGCCCATAACAAAAGTACCTAAAACAGAGTATTCCAGGCAGGAGAGTGCACAGGGTGTTTATGACACAGCAAGAAAGCCAGGGTAGCTACAGCAGAGGGACCATAAGGACAAGCATAAGGCGATGAGATTAGAGAGGTGGCTGGGGTTCAAATTATGGAGGGACTTGGATATGAATTTCTTTAGGTATAACTGAAGATGAAATTTCACTTCTTCATGCTGAGTCCCATTCTCAAGAAACACAAAGGAAGTAGGATTAGTTGTAGAAAATCTTAGAGGTAAATCTACTGCTCAAAGGCATTGCAAAACATTCTTAAACAAAGTAAGCATGATTATTAGATATTACTTGGAAATCTATCCACTACCTCCCTACACTAAGACTCTTATTGCCTCCAATAAGACAATTTAGAATAGACTGgaggaggcgggggggggggggggtaggtTTCTGAAATaacagttcaaaaatatctttcaaaaaggtAATATTCCTGTTCTAGCCAAGGTAGTATTCCTGTTCTAGTCAATCCACTAaggtatgctttttaaaaaaaaaaaaaaaaaagaggccaagGCTTATCTTCTCCAGTCGTGCAGGGTTCTACTTTTCATCACACGTAAAGGGTCGTTCCTGACTACCATTTCCATGAGATTAACCTTCCAAACCTCAGGTTCCACCGATCACTCAACAGGTAGCATAAGAATTACATCAATTGTGAATTACATTCCATGATTCTGGCACAAAGATCTGCAACTGATTCTACTACAAGTAGTGTGTATAAATGCTGAGATTTCCCTGGAATGAGATGACAATTAGTAGATATTTCTCACACAAAGATGAAGGTCAGGCATTCCGTGCTACTAAATCCCCTATGAGCATGACTTTCCCTGCAACACTTTCTGCTGGCAAAGTGGCAAAcagcaaaatacaaaagaaacagcTTGGGTCAGAACAAGGGGAGAAGGGAGTTTGAGAATGGAAAGAAGAGCATGGAACAGAAGGAGATGTGAAAAGAGAAAGTACTTTGGAATGAACTGATGgagggaggagaatgaaaagagaaacacaCAGGAAGGTAGGGCACACACTGATATCATCCTGCGCTGTTGTTTACTTGTGTGTCTGTGCCCTCCTGGATTAGATCCCCCAGTATCTAGGTGGTTTCTAGTGGTGCATTTCCAGCACGGAGCCCACTAAGCCCTGCTCACACTCAGCACTAAATTGTTTGTGGAGGTATGAGAATGAAAGAATTGCTCTCTCTTCCCCCTCTTTCACTATATATCTTCCTGACTTCTATAAAGCCTAGTTTGCTATTTACTCTTTTGTTTCTATTCGGCTTTTccccctgctcctctgtcctgtAAGTCAACCCATGTGTGCGCCCTCTGTCGTATTACCAAAATGTGGCAGCcagagacaaaatgataggaccAAAGGGGAACCGTCTATAACCAAGGCTGCCCGCCAGACTTAGGCAGAGACTACACAGAAATGGCATCAGAAAAAAAGGCAATTGCAATGATCATAAGAGAAACACAAAAGAAGTGAGCTGCCAGGCTGCTGAAAGGGAAGGCTCAAATCTTCTCGTGCCTACAAACATTTGCTGTGACAGCCTTTTATTGGAGCCGTTGACATGCCTCATGGGTTAAGAGCAAAGTGTTAAGAGAGGTTCTGTCTAGGACAGAAACAAGAAAAGGTACTCACGggagaaaggacagagaagaaTTCCAGGGCCTGGATGTGCGGGAGATAGAcgagaagaggaactcaagaccAGCTTGGAATCGTAAGGGATAATCTGTAGGTGACTGGGGCTTATAAAGTAGCCTCAAGTATGGGATGAAGTGAAGGCCCCTGAAGGCGAGACAGAGTGAGGCCTCACCCGAAAGAGAAAGAGCAGAACGAAGACACACCCCTGCAGCTACTTCACACCTAATGCCCCCGTGCAAGGCGCTTCCCTGGCCAGCTTGGACCCACTGGCTTCCAAGATTCCTCGCTGCAAGCTGGACCGCGGAGCCCTGAACTACAATACCCATAGTGCCCCACGCGCAGGCCGAGTGAACCGCCCTCTTCTGATCCCCACTAGCCAATGGGTTTCGCCATCTTCCTCTGCCCCTGGAAATACGACGGGAGGAGTCAGCGCTTCCGGTCCCGTGTTCTCTTTGGCCCTCGGGGAATCCAAAGATGTAGTGCTTACGGAGGAGCCGTAAGGCAGCGGTTCTAGGTGTAATGAAGGGATCGTCCATTGCATGGGTTCCGCTAACAGAACGTGGGCTGTTTAGGCTAACAGATGGCACCAAACCTCTGCTTTTAggccccttccccacctcttccGGGGCGGACCTCAGACCTTCAACACATGCGCACTGTCCTTCCTCCGCCCCTGTGATGGGGCGAGCCTAGGACCTTTAGCACATGCGCACTTCACATTCTCTGGGACTGACCTCGGACTTGCAGCACTAGTACCCCTAGACCAAGACCTGACAGACTGTCTGGGGTCTCTGGTTGTTTCCGTTGCTATGCTCAGGACATTGTATTTTGGGtaatgctgtctttttttttgttttaactttctcTTGTTTAACATCGGGAAGCAGCAATGAAGTGTTATTGAAAAATCCCTAAAGCTGGATTTGAAATATGCACTTTGTAACACACCAGCTTTGGGGTATTGGGCAGGTCATTTATTCGTGCTGCTGGCAGGGCTGTATGCAAACTATTGGTGCCCACAGCCCTCCGGTCCCCGTAGGACTGTAGTTTCCAGGCCACTGGAAACTTCTAAGAGGAGTGCACCAGAAAACCAAATGACCGAGCTGAGCATTGGTGGAGGATCGTGGAATGCAGTGAAAGAAAGGAACTGGAAATGGGACGGCATTTGGGGCGCCAGCTGGAAggagaaatggggaaagaaaagtTTTGTTGGGTTTTCCGCTCTATCTGC from the Bos javanicus breed banteng chromosome 3, ARS-OSU_banteng_1.0, whole genome shotgun sequence genome contains:
- the LOC133238888 gene encoding uncharacterized protein LOC133238888 — its product is MDDPFITPRTAALRLLRKHYIFGFPEGQREHGTGSADSSRRISRGRGRWRNPLASGDQKRAVHSACAWGTMGIVVQGSAVQLAARNLGSQWVQAGQGSALHGGIRCEVAAGVCLRSALSLSGEASLCLAFRGLHFIPYLRLLYKPQSPTDYPLRFQAGLEFLFSSISRTSRPWNSSLSFLPRGIDTREGHREKGTQGHSKRAAICKPG